The DNA segment CACCACCATcgcacatcatcaccaccacccagacGCTTCTTGTTGCCAGCCTCATTTCGTTGTGCGGCAAAGTTATTGATCTTTGCCATCGGGCGCAACACCACACTCAATCACAACCGCCCGCAAcagaccatcaccaccggcttcACTTTAACAAGTCGTCCATAGACCACGGCTGCCATATCTCTTAAAACCCTCTTCACCCAAGTCTTCGGGGcctctttcctttctttgTAAgtcccacccatcacccccttgGCAAAACGCCAAGCCTTCAGGGGTAGTAAACAAAGACCTACTAAcaaaccccaacaccacagcaaccacGACAATGGCCCGTACCAAGTACGGTCCCAACGTCAGCGGCATGATGTGTAAGTCTCCTTCCACTTtttcctcccatcatcaccattaACCCCTTTTCCAGTTCCGCAGAATCAGCACCCCGGCACCATCGGCGCCACAACCGGCCTCGACGCGAACAACAACCCCTACGTTTATATTTCCGGCCTCCACGGCTCCGgccgcctcccccagccgcctcccctcacccaccctgGCTTCCCTGCTGCGAACCTCATCAACTCCaccggtggtgctggtgccgaGCCTGGGTTCAACTACTTCTTTCCTACCGAGCACGCCGATGTTATTGTGCTGCAGAGTGCGGTTGCACCATGGAAGTTGACGGAGGGGTATACTCGGTTGGACTATTGGACTGTCAAGGTGCCGGGGAATATTACCATGGGGGAGTTGCTGGCTGGATTAGGGGTGAACAGCGGGAATGGGGGGTTGTATGTTGTTTATCAGCAGGGGAATGGGAAGTGGGAGCATCAGGAGAGTGTGACGcgggtggatgggaggttgatgaggcggagtgtgagggagatggggtggTGCAGGATGGGCagagaggggaaggtgaggaggacttATATTTGGGTTCAGAGGGTTTAATgccggatggggatggggggttgatgcGGTGGTTTGATGCTGCCTGGGGTGGGGGTTCATGAGGGTTTGTTGTGGGGTAGCTTTATGAAGTATCGGCTAAGGGGTATGGGTATGAAAGGTggggaaaggaaaaacaaGGAAAAAGGGAGTCAGCGGCTCAAAGGTGGCAAGGGGCATGCCCGGGTCAAGGGTCTTGGTGGTTATAGCTATTAATGCAGTGTTTCTCCCCTGAGGTGATGCATCGTTAAGTTTCATTttttggttgtggtgatAACGAATCTTAGGTATATTTGTCTGGTCAGTATCTCTGAAGCATATGTAGGAAACACCATCCTGGCTATGCTGAATCCATCTTGCGTGTGGTATGGACGCCATCAGCTTTGGAGATAGTATTTGCGTGTAATGATGCTGACTTCATTGAGTACTCAGGCCGCCGAAGGTTGTCCGGTATGCCATGAGTCAACCATTGCAGTTGTTGCTCATTGTAATTCGAATCGCGGTGATATCTGGGGGCAGGTCAAACTCCATACAAGACTGTCCCCAATCGAATACACCAGACCGTCCAAG comes from the Podospora pseudocomata strain CBS 415.72m chromosome 5, whole genome shotgun sequence genome and includes:
- a CDS encoding hypothetical protein (EggNog:ENOG503P4TT); this encodes MARTKYGPNVSGMMFPQNQHPGTIGATTGLDANNNPYVYISGLHGSGRLPQPPPLTHPGFPAANLINSTGGAGAEPGFNYFFPTEHADVIVLQSAVAPWKLTEGYTRLDYWTVKVPGNITMGELLAGLGVNSGNGGLYVVYQQGNGKWEHQESVTRVDGRLMRRSVREMGWCRMGREGKVRRTYIWVQRV